The sequence GGCGTTCGACACCGAGAACGGGCTGGGACAGATCGAGGGGGTCACCCACCAGCCTCCCGAAGAGACGCCAGACGACGAGTACCCGCTGATCCTCACGACAGCCCGTCTCGAGGAACACTACAATACAGGGACGATGAGTCGCCGATCACCGACGCTGAACCGACAGACCCCGGAGAACTTCGTCGACGTCCACCCGACCGACGCCGACCGGTACGGCATCGAGGATGGTCAGGACGTCGTCCTCACGTCCCGGCGTGGCGAGATCACGGTGGAAGCGCAGGTTACCGACGATACCAGGGAAGGCGTGGTCTGGACGACGCCCCACTTCGCGGCCGCCTCCGCAAATCGGCTGACGAACGACGTCCTCGACGAGCGAGCGAAGATTCCCGAGTACAAGGCTGCGGCCGCGGAGATCGAAGTCGGGATCGAGCCAGCAGCGTCGTCTGCCGACGACTGAGACGACTGCTGTACCGATTTGCAAGCGCGCGCCGGGTCGCGGTCGCGGCGAAACTGACACACAGCGGCCCGTGTGACGTCCCTCGGCGTTCTCAATCGAGGGTCGCGACGGTCTCGATCTCGAGTGTACCCCCTTTCGGGACGGCACCGACCTCGATAGCGCTTCTGGCGGGCGGTTCGTCGTCGACGAACTCGGCGGAGGTCTCGTACATCTCATCGAAGTCGTCGATGTCGTCGAGGTAGATCGTCACCGTCAGCAGGTCCGAGAGCTCGAGAACTTCGGCTGCGAGGATCGCCTCGAGGTTCTCGATACACTGCCGGGTCTGGGCGGCGACGGACTCGTCTACGAGGAGGTCACCGTCGGTGGAAAGCGGGAGCTGTCCGGCCGTAAACAGGAGACTATCGTCCGTCGTCGCTTGACTGTACGCGCCAACCGCTTCGGGTGCGTCGTCGGTGCTAATCAGGCGTTTCATCCCGCCGGAGCGTCGAGGGGACGACGAAATACGTACTGTTGGTAGCGAGTGAACAACGAATCATCTGTTCGGCGACACGTCGTGGCCAGTCGTCACCGGTTACGGCTCGTCGTTCCTGCGGTCCCCGTCGTCACCGGGGTCTCCGGTGTCACCGCCGACGGTCGTTCGAAGAGCGGTGACGACCGGAAAGCGGTCACGGTCGCGTCTAAGAAGCGTTCCGACGAGGCCGACGAGCGCGAGGCAGACGAGCACCGCGAACGGGCCGCCGGTCAGGACGGCCATCGCCTGCAGGATTTCGGCGCTCCCGGTGACGAGCACCGAGACGGCGACGAGCCCCTGGAAGAGTCCCCAGAAGACGATCGCACCGGTCGTCGGGGCGAACTCGCGTTTCGTCGCCAGCACGGCCACGACGAGCGTGGACGTATCGGCCGAGGTCGTCATGAAGACGACGATCAAGGCCATGAAGACGAACATGAGGAGGTGGCTTATCGCGACCGTCTCGAACACCGGGAAACCGGCGACGGCTTCGGAGCCGCCGTGGGCCCCGATCGCTGCGAGGACGTCCACGACGCTGGTCTGCTGGAGGTGAACGGCGGTCGATCCAAGCAGGAGAAACCAGACCATCGTCGCCAGCGACGTCGCGACGAACCCCGTCAGGACGACCGTCCTGATCCGCCGCCCGCGAGAGAGTGCCGCCAGGAAGAGGCCGGCGAACGGAGCCCACGAAAGCCACCACGCCCAGTTCCAGATCGTCCAGTCGGCAACCCAGCCGTCGGCAACCCAGCCGTCGCCCAGATAGAGACTCATCGGGACCAGATTCGCGACGTAGCCACCGACCGCGCTCGAGCTGCTCTCGAGGACGGCGGCTCGTGGGCTGACGGCGAAAAACAGCGCCGCGAACAGGCCGAACAGGACGACGTTGACGGCTGCGATTCGTCTGATCCCCCGGTGGACGCCGCTCTGGGCCGAGACGACGAAAATAATCGTCAGGCCGGCGACGAACAGGACCGATCCCGGGGTCGTGAACGCCACGTCCCACTGGAAGTCGATTCCGGTGAGGAACTGCTCGCTAACGAGTGCGATGGAGGTCGCGATCCCGCCGATCGTCGCGAAGACGGCGAGCAGATCGACGACCCGACACCACGCCGAGTCGAGGTTATCGACCCCGAGAAACGGTGTCAGGATCGCCGAAACCCGCAACGGGGCACCGCGCTGGTAGACGTAGTACGCGATCGGGACGCCGAGGGCGATGTAGACGCTCCAGGCGGTAAACCCCCAGTGAAACAGCGCGTAGGTGAGCGCCGCCCCGGCAGCACCCTCCGACGCCGGATCGACGTCGAAGTACGGCGGTGGTGTCTCGTAGTGAAACAGTGCCTCTGCGGGTCCCCAGAAGACGATGCCGGCGGCGATACCGGCTGTAAAGACCATCGTGAAGTAGACGGGATAGGTGTAGGCTGGTTCGGCGTCCGCGCCACCGAGCTTGATCGATCCCCACGGCCCAAGCAGCAAGAACAGGCAGAACAGCACGGCAATCGACATCACGCCGGCAAACACCAGGCCGCCGTACGTGGTAACGGCTATCTGGGCGGCATCGATCGTCGAAATCGTCTCCGACGGCGCCAGCACCTGCCCGAGGAAAAACAGAACGAACGCGGCGACCGGAATCCCAAACGTGATCGGATCCTGGCGAGCGAGAAACGCTCTGGCGGTATCCGTCAGTTCGACCCGGCGGACACGTAGCAGGTATTCCGGCTCGACCGTGCCCGCCGTCTCGTCGATGTCTGTCGGCAACACCGCGAGATAGGTCAACCCGGAGGCGAAAAAGGTGAGCGAAATACCGAGCCACGCCCGACCGGAAACCGCGTCGCCGACGATTTCGGGGAAGAAAAAGCCAGACACGACGACGGTTCCCGAGAGGATACAGAGCGGAGCCAGCAGCTTCCGAAGGAAGCGTTCGGCGGCACTGACGCCCTGAGTTCCCATACCGGAACGTTCGTTCCCACTCCTAAATTAGTTCCCTCGCCCGGGTAATCACGGCCGACCAGTATCGACGGCTCGTGACCGTAACGCGTTCGGCCTCGAGCACTCTACCGAATCGGCTACCCACTCCCGGCGAGCGACACTCGACAGTCCACGAGCTAAAACAATCCTGACAGGATGTGGTCTGGCCGGTGGATCGTCCCGTGGGTGCTGGGTCGCGGACACCCACCCATGCCGGTCAACCGAAGCGCTCGAGTGGCCGAGGTGTCCTTACGATCCGTCCTCGTCCGTCGTCTCGAGCGCTGACTGGGTGGACGGCGTCTCGAGGATCGACTGACCGAGGAGCCGGCCGGCGATCTCGACCGGACTGATGACCTCGTCTGCGCCGACCATCTCGAGTTTGTCGACGTGCTGGTCGTCGGTCGCCGCGGCGACGATGCGGACGTCCGGGTTCAACTTCCGTGCTGCGATGACGGCGAGTACGTCGTTGGCGTCGTTGCGCGTCGCGACGACCACGCCAGCAGCGTCCTCGATCCTGGCGTCGTGGAGCGTCTCCTCGTGGGTCGGATCGTCAGTAAGGACGTTAAAATCCCGGTCGGACAGCGCGTCGGCCGCGTCGGCGTCGGGCGTGACGACAACCACGTCGACCTCGTCGCCGAGTTCGCCGAGTAGTGGTTCCGTGATGTCGCTGTGCCCGAGCACCAGGACGTGGTCCTCGAGCAACCTGAGGTCTGACGGTGTCATGTTTCCGAAGACGGTGGCCATTCGTTTCTCTATCGCCGGCACGATCAACGCTCCGATGGCTACGGTAAATGCGCCGGTTCCGAAGAGGATGATCGACAGCGAAAACCACTTCGCCCCCGTCGTCAGCGGAGTGATGTCTCCGTATCCGACTGTCGCGATTGTTACGATGACGTAGTAGACCGAATCGCCCCAGCTGTCGATGCCAGTGAACTGATCCCGGATGGCGTAGCTGCCGATGGTGCCGTACAGCACGACTCCGACGATCGAAGACAGTGAGGCGATCTGGAGCGACGAGAGTTCGATCCGCTGGTCGAACGCGTCTCGGTTGAGGAGTAATAGCGGAAAGGCGACGATGGTCGAGAGCAAGAGCGGGACGTCCGACGTCTGGAACGTCGTCAGGGGCAACAGCGACACCAGCAGAAGCGCGAGCAACGTGAGATACCACGCGAGCCGCTTTCGACGCTGCAGTCCGAACGCGAGTCCACCGAGGACGAACGCCAGCAGGACGCCGGTAAACGGAACGACGCTCGAGCCGCTCGGAATTACCGTCGCGAGCGGGCCGTCGGCGGCCGTCGGGTGGCTGAGACTCGACAGGCCGGTGACGAACGAAAGTACGGCGACGAGCCCACACAGGATGACCGCGGACCTGGCGCCAGAGAGCGCGTGCCACTGAACGAGTGGAATCGTCTCCCCGTGGGAAAACAACCGCTCGAGGGCGGGCGCTGGGGAGTCTGAGGGGTCTGCCACCAGTCTGAATACTCGACTCGAGACGGCAAAATAGTACCGGCGTGCGGGCTGTGGTCGGCCCGGTTCGATGGGGTCATCGGAGAATGTTATTTGGTAACGAGAGCAAGGACTATATGCTGGCACGTCGATATTATCGCGAAGACGAGGACGAGAACAAATGTACGACAACGTTTTGATCGCGACTGACGGGAGCGACGAGGTCGACCCGTGCATCGAGTACGGTCTCGATATCGCCGACGCGGTGGATGCAAAGATACACGCACTCTACGTGGTCGAGACCAAGGCCACCTACATCCTGACCGTTGGTCTCTCCGACGACGAACTGGAGGAATACAGAGAGTACGGCAGGGAGAACGTCACCGACATCGTCGAACGCGCCGGAGACCGGGGTATCGAGGCCGCGGGTATAGTGAGGACTGGTCGTCCGGCAGAAGAGATCGTCGAGTATGCCCGGGAGAACGACGTCGACATCATCGTGCTGGGAAAGCAGGGACACGGGGCGATCGACAGGCACGTCGGGAGCACCGCGGAGGCCGTTATTCGGATGGCCGAGAATACTGCGACGGTCGTCGTCGAGGAATGACCGGTCAGTTTTCGACTCGAGGACGGCTGCACGGTGGTTCCGTCAGGCACCCGTCTGTGATCGTGGAGACTATCTCGTCCGACACCGGACGGTACTGATCGTGCACTGGAACGTTCGGACGTTCGTTCGACTCTTCTTGCTCGTTGGTGGGCTCGCCCTCATCGGGACCGGGGCAGCTGGGGGCGAGACGCTGACCGTGGGCCTTGGTGCCGTCGCGGTCGTCCTCGGCATCGTCGGGCTGGCCGCCGAGTGGAACGAATCGTCGACCTGAAGACACGCACAATACCTATAAGTCGGATCGTCGACGTGGTGTGTGACATGTCCGAACTCGTCGCGACCGTCG is a genomic window of Natrarchaeobaculum aegyptiacum containing:
- a CDS encoding Rid family detoxifying hydrolase, with product MKRLISTDDAPEAVGAYSQATTDDSLLFTAGQLPLSTDGDLLVDESVAAQTRQCIENLEAILAAEVLELSDLLTVTIYLDDIDDFDEMYETSAEFVDDEPPARSAIEVGAVPKGGTLEIETVATLD
- a CDS encoding BCCT family transporter → MGTQGVSAAERFLRKLLAPLCILSGTVVVSGFFFPEIVGDAVSGRAWLGISLTFFASGLTYLAVLPTDIDETAGTVEPEYLLRVRRVELTDTARAFLARQDPITFGIPVAAFVLFFLGQVLAPSETISTIDAAQIAVTTYGGLVFAGVMSIAVLFCLFLLLGPWGSIKLGGADAEPAYTYPVYFTMVFTAGIAAGIVFWGPAEALFHYETPPPYFDVDPASEGAAGAALTYALFHWGFTAWSVYIALGVPIAYYVYQRGAPLRVSAILTPFLGVDNLDSAWCRVVDLLAVFATIGGIATSIALVSEQFLTGIDFQWDVAFTTPGSVLFVAGLTIIFVVSAQSGVHRGIRRIAAVNVVLFGLFAALFFAVSPRAAVLESSSSAVGGYVANLVPMSLYLGDGWVADGWVADWTIWNWAWWLSWAPFAGLFLAALSRGRRIRTVVLTGFVATSLATMVWFLLLGSTAVHLQQTSVVDVLAAIGAHGGSEAVAGFPVFETVAISHLLMFVFMALIVVFMTTSADTSTLVVAVLATKREFAPTTGAIVFWGLFQGLVAVSVLVTGSAEILQAMAVLTGGPFAVLVCLALVGLVGTLLRRDRDRFPVVTALRTTVGGDTGDPGDDGDRRNDEP
- a CDS encoding NAD-binding protein, with translation MVADPSDSPAPALERLFSHGETIPLVQWHALSGARSAVILCGLVAVLSFVTGLSSLSHPTAADGPLATVIPSGSSVVPFTGVLLAFVLGGLAFGLQRRKRLAWYLTLLALLLVSLLPLTTFQTSDVPLLLSTIVAFPLLLLNRDAFDQRIELSSLQIASLSSIVGVVLYGTIGSYAIRDQFTGIDSWGDSVYYVIVTIATVGYGDITPLTTGAKWFSLSIILFGTGAFTVAIGALIVPAIEKRMATVFGNMTPSDLRLLEDHVLVLGHSDITEPLLGELGDEVDVVVVTPDADAADALSDRDFNVLTDDPTHEETLHDARIEDAAGVVVATRNDANDVLAVIAARKLNPDVRIVAAATDDQHVDKLEMVGADEVISPVEIAGRLLGQSILETPSTQSALETTDEDGS
- a CDS encoding universal stress protein, which translates into the protein MYDNVLIATDGSDEVDPCIEYGLDIADAVDAKIHALYVVETKATYILTVGLSDDELEEYREYGRENVTDIVERAGDRGIEAAGIVRTGRPAEEIVEYARENDVDIIVLGKQGHGAIDRHVGSTAEAVIRMAENTATVVVEE